The Saccharomonospora cyanea NA-134 genome includes a region encoding these proteins:
- a CDS encoding CaiB/BaiF CoA transferase family protein codes for MTRSGNGPLTGVRVVELGNFIAAPTAGRILADFGADVVKVERPRTGDELRTWRLHGGDVSLLFRTMARNKRSVTLDLRSAKGQDVARRLVTDADIVLENFRPGTLERWNLGPEEIRRVNPDAVLVRISGFGQTGPYRDRPGFGGVAEAFGGLRHLTGYPGMPPVRTGVSLADSVAGLYAVIGALLGLLRRRAGDGGDTVDVALYEAVYSLMESSVPDYDAFGVTRQATGATIPGVVPSNTYLCADGRYVVVGGNNNAIFDRLMRLVGRADLADDPELTSNVGRVRRADEIDEAINDWTRQRDSREVLTALADSSVPSGPICDIPDIVADEHFAARGMHERHRVRIEGDETREVVFPGVVPKLSENPGRTRWLGPELGEHTDEVLAELGYSAAETDDLRAEGVI; via the coding sequence ATGACACGCAGTGGCAACGGTCCACTGACCGGGGTCAGGGTGGTGGAACTCGGGAACTTCATCGCGGCCCCCACGGCAGGCCGGATTCTGGCCGATTTCGGAGCCGACGTCGTGAAGGTGGAGCGGCCCAGAACAGGCGACGAGTTACGCACCTGGCGGTTGCACGGCGGTGACGTGTCACTGCTGTTCCGCACCATGGCCCGCAACAAGCGTTCCGTGACGCTCGATCTGCGTTCCGCCAAGGGACAGGACGTCGCTCGGCGGCTGGTCACGGACGCCGACATCGTGCTGGAGAACTTCCGGCCCGGAACCCTGGAGCGGTGGAACCTCGGCCCCGAGGAGATCCGACGCGTCAACCCGGACGCCGTGCTGGTGCGGATCTCCGGGTTCGGGCAGACCGGCCCCTACCGTGACCGGCCGGGTTTCGGCGGGGTGGCCGAGGCCTTCGGGGGCTTGCGCCACCTCACCGGCTACCCGGGCATGCCGCCGGTGCGCACCGGGGTCAGCCTGGCGGACTCGGTGGCAGGCCTGTACGCGGTGATCGGCGCGCTGCTGGGATTACTGCGGCGGCGTGCGGGCGACGGTGGCGACACCGTCGACGTCGCCCTGTACGAGGCGGTGTACTCGCTGATGGAGTCGTCGGTGCCCGACTACGACGCGTTCGGCGTCACCCGGCAGGCCACGGGCGCGACGATCCCGGGTGTGGTGCCGTCGAACACGTACCTCTGCGCCGACGGTCGTTACGTGGTGGTCGGCGGCAACAACAACGCCATCTTCGACCGCCTCATGCGGCTGGTCGGCAGGGCCGACCTCGCCGACGATCCGGAACTCACGAGCAACGTGGGCCGGGTACGACGCGCCGACGAGATCGACGAGGCCATTAACGACTGGACGAGGCAGCGGGACAGCCGGGAGGTTCTCACCGCACTCGCGGACTCGTCCGTCCCGAGTGGACCCATTTGCGACATTCCCGACATCGTCGCCGACGAGCACTTCGCGGCAAGGGGAATGCACGAACGGCACCGGGTGCGCATCGAGGGGGACGAGACGCGCGAGGTGGTCTTCCCCGGAGTGGTGCCGAAGCTGTCCGAGAACCCGGGCCGGACCCGGTGGCTGGGACCGGAACTCGGTGAGCACACCGACGAGGTGCTCGCGGAACTGGGCTACTCCGCGGCGGAGACCGACGACCTGCGGGCCGAGGGAGTGATCTGA
- a CDS encoding hydroxymethylglutaryl-CoA lyase yields the protein MVLITEVSLRDGLQIEPVVVPTEAKIRFATRLVEAGFSSLEVGAFVNPARVATMADTGEVVAGLADQRAACHTLVLNERGARRAVAAGARHARLVMSASEGHSEANSGAGTDEVMRRLARAADVLREAGIRLEGCIATAFVCPFDGDTPVERVVRVARHYADLGVEVLHLADTIGAASPSDVTRALAAVRDVFPIERIGLHLHNTYGMAAANAWAAYGHGVRRFDAALGGLGGCPFAPGATGNIAADDLIHLFHREGIDTGIDTAKLGPLRDELAGLVGHELPSALAKVPATPAVVRSRS from the coding sequence ATGGTGCTCATCACCGAGGTGTCCCTGCGCGACGGGCTACAGATCGAGCCGGTGGTCGTGCCCACCGAGGCCAAGATCCGCTTCGCCACACGTTTGGTCGAAGCGGGTTTTTCGAGCCTGGAGGTCGGGGCGTTCGTCAACCCCGCCAGGGTGGCGACGATGGCCGACACCGGCGAGGTGGTCGCCGGTCTCGCGGACCAGCGGGCCGCCTGCCACACGCTGGTGCTCAACGAACGCGGCGCCCGTCGAGCCGTGGCGGCGGGAGCGCGCCACGCACGCCTGGTCATGTCGGCCAGCGAGGGTCACAGCGAGGCGAACTCCGGTGCGGGCACCGACGAGGTGATGCGCAGGCTGGCGCGTGCCGCCGACGTGCTGCGCGAGGCCGGGATCCGCCTGGAGGGTTGCATCGCCACGGCGTTCGTCTGTCCCTTCGACGGGGACACCCCCGTCGAAAGGGTGGTGCGCGTGGCCCGGCACTACGCCGACCTCGGCGTCGAGGTACTGCATCTCGCCGACACCATCGGCGCCGCCTCGCCCAGCGACGTCACACGCGCGCTCGCCGCCGTGCGCGACGTGTTCCCGATCGAGCGGATCGGGCTGCACCTGCACAACACCTACGGCATGGCGGCGGCCAACGCGTGGGCGGCCTACGGTCACGGTGTGCGCCGGTTCGACGCCGCGCTCGGCGGTCTCGGCGGCTGCCCGTTCGCGCCCGGTGCCACGGGCAACATCGCCGCGGACGACCTGATCCACCTGTTCCACCGGGAAGGCATCGACACCGGCATCGACACCGCGAAGCTCGGCCCGTTGCGTGACGAGCTGGCCGGGCTGGTCGGACACGAACTGCCGTCGGCGTTGGCCAAGGTTCCCGCCACGCCGGCCGTGGTGCGGAGCCGGTCGTGA
- a CDS encoding IclR family transcriptional regulator yields the protein MKGSSTTGVGVLDRSVAILDCVESRPMGTSELARALGLTVSTAHRLVTALAAHGLLRRDTDGRFHLGPRFATSALAEVARPVLEELCATAGECVQLWVRRADHRLCVVSVECGEELRASQPEGCLLPLPHGSSAQVLLGERDPAGHGWVETMQGRAPGVGSVSAPVHLHGDVVAAVCLSAPIQRLEPSPGARYGTQVVAAAARIEAALA from the coding sequence GTGAAGGGCTCCTCCACCACCGGTGTCGGTGTCCTGGACCGGTCGGTGGCGATCCTGGACTGCGTGGAGAGCCGCCCGATGGGCACGAGCGAGCTGGCCAGGGCGCTGGGGCTCACGGTGTCCACCGCACACCGGCTGGTCACGGCGCTCGCGGCGCACGGATTGCTGCGGCGTGACACCGACGGCCGTTTCCACCTGGGCCCCCGCTTCGCCACCTCCGCGCTGGCCGAGGTCGCCCGCCCGGTGCTGGAGGAACTCTGCGCCACGGCGGGGGAGTGCGTGCAACTGTGGGTGCGACGTGCCGACCACCGCCTGTGCGTGGTGAGTGTCGAATGCGGCGAGGAGCTGCGGGCCAGTCAGCCGGAGGGCTGCCTGCTCCCGCTGCCGCACGGCTCGTCGGCGCAGGTGCTGCTGGGGGAGCGCGATCCCGCCGGGCACGGCTGGGTGGAGACCATGCAGGGCCGCGCACCGGGAGTGGGTTCCGTGAGCGCGCCCGTGCACCTGCACGGCGACGTCGTCGCCGCGGTATGCCTGTCGGCGCCGATCCAGCGACTCGAACCCAGTCCCGGTGCGCGGTACGGGACGCAGGTGGTGGCTGCCGCCGCCCGCATCGAGGCCGCGCTGGCCTGA
- the amaP gene encoding alkaline shock response membrane anchor protein AmaP yields the protein MHADRTNRTILLILALVLVAAGGLGGAASFGVFGSGFQRRSLTDNVVADYVGRNGSWLWPVVAVVALVLVLLCLRWLLVILFSTDRTGDLVVSAEGPGRTILLSDAVTRAVTEEIESYSGVSSAGARVIGDPDDFELVVTATVENSADLSAVRQRIETEALAHARAALDDPGLPIQLDLTVTTARSARVS from the coding sequence ATGCACGCCGACCGCACCAACCGCACCATCCTCCTCATTCTCGCCCTCGTCCTCGTCGCCGCGGGCGGCCTCGGTGGGGCAGCCTCCTTCGGCGTGTTCGGGAGCGGGTTCCAACGCCGGTCCCTGACCGACAACGTGGTGGCCGACTACGTCGGCCGTAACGGCTCCTGGCTCTGGCCGGTGGTGGCCGTTGTGGCGCTGGTGCTCGTGCTGCTGTGCCTGCGGTGGCTGCTGGTGATCCTCTTCTCCACCGACCGCACCGGGGACCTGGTGGTTTCAGCCGAAGGGCCGGGACGCACGATCCTGCTGTCCGACGCCGTGACGCGCGCCGTCACCGAGGAGATCGAGAGTTATTCCGGTGTGTCCTCGGCCGGTGCCCGGGTGATCGGTGATCCCGACGACTTCGAGCTCGTGGTCACCGCCACCGTCGAGAACAGCGCCGACCTCTCGGCGGTACGGCAGCGGATCGAGACGGAAGCGCTCGCCCACGCCCGAGCGGCCCTGGACGACCCCGGACTGCCGATCCAGCTCGATCTCACCGTCACTACAGCACGGTCGGCCCGCGTCAGCTGA
- a CDS encoding alkaline shock response membrane anchor protein AmaP: MRLLNRLLATLLCLALIAGSVLVIAEVIAALLDRGPAVWDWRATQRWADDTVWQDVVVRIVCVALLVVGLVLLVAEVKRPRLRRLPVDHGAEADSGVRPVDTAYTRRGVAAAVRSAVAEVDGIRAARVKVKRRAVKVSATTGSHNKAMVRQLDRTVTEAARESLRRLQLRSAPSVSARTRSA; the protein is encoded by the coding sequence ATGAGGTTGCTCAATCGATTGCTGGCCACTCTGCTGTGTCTCGCGCTCATCGCCGGGAGTGTCCTGGTGATCGCCGAGGTGATCGCGGCCCTGCTCGACCGGGGACCGGCGGTGTGGGACTGGCGGGCCACTCAACGGTGGGCCGACGACACCGTGTGGCAGGACGTCGTGGTCCGGATCGTCTGCGTGGCGTTGCTCGTCGTCGGCCTCGTCCTGCTGGTCGCCGAGGTCAAGCGCCCCCGGCTGCGCCGCCTTCCGGTCGACCACGGGGCCGAGGCCGACTCCGGAGTCCGGCCGGTGGACACCGCCTACACTCGCCGCGGCGTGGCGGCGGCGGTGCGCTCGGCCGTGGCCGAGGTCGACGGCATCCGGGCGGCACGCGTGAAGGTGAAACGTCGCGCGGTGAAGGTCTCGGCGACCACGGGCAGCCACAACAAGGCGATGGTGCGCCAGCTCGACCGGACCGTGACCGAGGCAGCCCGCGAAAGCCTCCGGCGGCTCCAGTTGCGCTCGGCACCCTCGGTCTCGGCCCGCACACGGAGCGCATGA
- a CDS encoding Asp23/Gls24 family envelope stress response protein, protein MSGQQDTAPISVGQARPGRTEFGRIDISEDVVAKIAAHAASEIADAGSAAVGRLGRALGHRRTPGVRRTSLAVAPKTVARVDGASARLSLVISVRWPAPVPRVCAAVRRHVGERVAELTGLVITDIDIEVTDLATGSTARTRTGDEESA, encoded by the coding sequence ATGAGCGGCCAGCAGGACACCGCCCCGATCTCGGTGGGACAGGCCCGGCCGGGCCGCACGGAGTTCGGCCGCATCGACATCAGCGAGGACGTGGTCGCCAAGATCGCGGCGCACGCGGCGTCGGAGATCGCGGACGCCGGTTCCGCCGCGGTCGGCAGGCTCGGCCGGGCGCTCGGGCACCGGAGGACACCAGGTGTGCGGCGCACGAGCCTCGCGGTGGCGCCGAAGACGGTCGCGCGGGTCGACGGCGCCTCCGCTCGCCTGTCTCTGGTGATCAGTGTCCGGTGGCCCGCACCGGTCCCGCGCGTCTGCGCGGCGGTGCGCAGGCACGTCGGTGAACGCGTCGCGGAACTGACCGGACTGGTGATCACCGACATCGACATCGAGGTGACCGACCTCGCCACGGGGTCGACAGCGCGGACACGGACGGGGGACGAGGAGAGCGCATGA
- a CDS encoding DUF2273 domain-containing protein, with translation MTRAYMGTLVGVAFGLAWAFGGFGQMLIVLFVTLIGYVIGKVLDGDIDVSRFVPERRQSR, from the coding sequence ATGACCCGCGCGTACATGGGAACGCTCGTCGGGGTGGCGTTCGGTCTTGCCTGGGCCTTCGGCGGTTTCGGGCAGATGCTGATCGTCCTGTTCGTGACGCTGATCGGCTACGTGATCGGCAAGGTCCTCGACGGGGACATCGACGTCTCCCGCTTCGTACCGGAACGACGCCAGAGCCGATGA
- a CDS encoding Asp23/Gls24 family envelope stress response protein, with translation MTAPRGPGLVDGVDVDRVADTTRACPGVLGLEGGVARPAQAPAVSYLPGRTVPGVRVESDRVTVQVIGEWGVPIPELGRRIQAAVAPHVAGRRVDVIVARLAGAPTERADFEFEL, from the coding sequence ATGACCGCACCGCGCGGTCCTGGGCTCGTGGACGGTGTCGACGTCGACAGAGTCGCCGACACCACCCGAGCCTGCCCGGGAGTTCTCGGGCTGGAGGGCGGTGTGGCCAGGCCTGCCCAGGCGCCCGCCGTGTCGTATCTGCCCGGACGTACGGTGCCCGGTGTCCGGGTGGAATCGGACCGCGTGACCGTGCAGGTCATCGGCGAGTGGGGTGTCCCCATCCCGGAACTGGGCAGGCGCATCCAGGCGGCTGTCGCGCCGCACGTGGCGGGACGGCGGGTGGACGTGATCGTGGCCCGTCTTGCCGGAGCGCCCACCGAGCGCGCCGATTTCGAGTTCGAGTTGTGA
- a CDS encoding Asp23/Gls24 family envelope stress response protein — protein sequence MSQPDQATRSRPAERASSDPLSSDAGRISVSQSVVSKIAGVACREISGVHDMGTTGGRTVGAIRERIPGSSGPSVSQGVGVEVGETQAAIDLDIVVEYGISIAELGRSIQRNVKQTVERMTGLEVTEVNINVDDVYLPDEGQETPPRVS from the coding sequence ATGTCCCAACCCGATCAGGCCACGAGGAGCCGACCGGCGGAGCGGGCTTCCAGCGACCCGTTGTCCTCCGATGCCGGCCGCATCAGCGTGTCCCAGAGCGTGGTCTCCAAGATCGCGGGCGTGGCCTGCCGGGAGATCAGCGGGGTGCACGACATGGGGACGACCGGTGGGCGCACGGTCGGCGCGATACGGGAACGCATTCCCGGCAGCTCCGGCCCCAGCGTGTCCCAGGGGGTCGGAGTCGAGGTCGGTGAGACCCAGGCGGCGATCGACCTGGACATCGTGGTCGAGTACGGCATCTCGATCGCGGAACTCGGCAGGAGCATCCAGCGCAACGTCAAGCAGACCGTCGAGCGGATGACCGGGTTGGAGGTCACCGAGGTCAACATCAACGTGGACGACGTGTACCTGCCGGACGAGGGACAGGAAACGCCACCGAGGGTGTCATGA
- a CDS encoding aldo/keto reductase, with the protein MTQVPNITLNTGAAMPQLGYGVFQVPPDQVVEPVLEALRAGYRSIDTAAVYGNEEGVGRAIAESGVAREDLFVTTKLWNDKQGYDSTLAAFDESLTHLGLDYVDLYLIHWPVPSQDRYVDTWKAMQRLHAEGRAKAIGVSNFQIPHLRRLLDETDVVPAVNQIELHPNLPQEQLRAFHAEHGIATEAWSPLGQGKGLLDDTTLASLADKYGRTPAQIVLRWHLQLGNVTIPKSVTPSRIKQNIEVFDFELSAEDVATITALETGVRVGPDPDTFGG; encoded by the coding sequence ATGACACAGGTTCCGAACATCACCCTGAACACCGGCGCCGCGATGCCGCAGCTGGGTTACGGCGTCTTCCAGGTGCCGCCCGACCAGGTCGTGGAGCCGGTGTTGGAGGCGCTGCGGGCGGGCTACCGCAGCATCGACACCGCCGCCGTGTACGGCAACGAGGAGGGCGTCGGGCGGGCCATCGCCGAGTCGGGGGTCGCCCGGGAGGACCTGTTCGTCACCACCAAGCTCTGGAACGACAAGCAGGGTTACGACAGCACGCTCGCGGCGTTCGACGAGAGCCTCACCCACCTCGGGCTCGACTACGTCGACCTGTACCTGATCCACTGGCCGGTCCCGTCGCAGGACCGCTACGTCGACACCTGGAAGGCGATGCAGCGCCTGCACGCCGAAGGCCGCGCCAAGGCCATCGGGGTGTCGAACTTCCAGATTCCGCACCTGCGCCGCCTTCTCGACGAGACCGACGTGGTGCCGGCGGTGAACCAGATCGAGCTGCACCCGAACCTGCCGCAGGAGCAGCTGCGGGCGTTCCACGCCGAGCACGGCATCGCCACCGAGGCGTGGAGCCCGCTGGGGCAGGGCAAGGGACTGCTCGACGACACCACGCTGGCCTCGCTGGCCGACAAGTACGGCAGGACCCCGGCGCAGATCGTGCTGCGCTGGCACCTGCAACTCGGCAACGTCACGATCCCGAAGTCGGTGACCCCGTCCCGGATCAAGCAGAACATCGAGGTGTTCGACTTCGAGCTGTCCGCCGAGGACGTCGCCACCATCACGGCGCTGGAGACCGGTGTCCGGGTGGGCCCGGACCCCGACACCTTCGGCGGCTGA
- a CDS encoding S1 family peptidase — protein MNRKTAARLIASVTLAAGTAMAFTLPATAAPAAPDSVVPTTEADPVVKAMQRDLGLTKEQAEQRLRSEAEARKVHEAVTADLGADFAGAHYDAALGKLVVGVTDAAEFDEVRAAGAKPRLVEHTVADLEQAAAALDAKENSAPESVTGWYVDVEANSVVVTTAVGTAEQAERFVDRAGVDADAVAVVESKESPRALMDIIGGNAYYMGSGGRCSIGFAVQGGFVTAGHCGTTGTSTSSPTGRFAGSSFPGNDYAFVQTGSGDTLRPWVNMYNGSARVVSGSSEAPVGSSVCRSGSTTGWHCGTIQAKNQTVRYAEGTVYGLTRTNVCAEPGDSGGSFISGNQAQGMTSGGSGNCTWGGTTYFQPVNEVLNAYGLRLITG, from the coding sequence ATGAATCGCAAAACCGCGGCACGCCTGATCGCGTCCGTGACGTTGGCAGCGGGAACGGCAATGGCATTCACCCTGCCCGCGACCGCCGCACCGGCAGCACCCGACTCGGTGGTCCCGACCACCGAGGCCGACCCGGTGGTCAAGGCCATGCAGCGCGACCTCGGCCTCACCAAGGAGCAGGCCGAGCAGCGTCTGCGCAGCGAGGCCGAAGCCCGCAAGGTCCACGAGGCCGTGACCGCGGACCTCGGAGCCGACTTCGCGGGCGCTCACTACGACGCCGCGCTCGGCAAGCTGGTGGTGGGCGTGACCGACGCCGCCGAGTTCGACGAAGTGCGGGCGGCGGGCGCCAAGCCGCGGCTCGTCGAGCACACCGTCGCGGACCTGGAGCAGGCCGCGGCCGCGCTCGACGCGAAGGAGAACAGCGCTCCCGAATCGGTCACCGGCTGGTACGTCGACGTCGAGGCCAACTCGGTCGTGGTGACCACGGCTGTGGGCACCGCCGAGCAGGCCGAGCGGTTCGTGGACCGCGCGGGTGTGGACGCCGATGCCGTGGCCGTCGTGGAGTCGAAGGAATCGCCGCGCGCGCTCATGGACATCATCGGCGGCAACGCCTACTACATGGGTAGTGGCGGACGGTGCTCGATCGGGTTCGCGGTGCAGGGCGGGTTCGTGACCGCGGGCCACTGCGGCACCACCGGCACCTCCACCTCCTCGCCCACGGGCCGCTTCGCCGGTTCGTCGTTCCCCGGCAACGACTACGCCTTCGTCCAGACCGGCTCCGGTGACACGCTGCGCCCGTGGGTGAACATGTACAACGGCAGCGCACGTGTCGTGTCCGGCTCGAGCGAGGCGCCGGTGGGCTCGTCGGTGTGCCGGTCGGGCTCGACCACGGGCTGGCACTGCGGCACGATCCAGGCCAAGAACCAGACCGTGCGGTACGCGGAGGGCACCGTGTACGGCCTCACGCGCACGAACGTGTGCGCGGAGCCGGGTGACTCCGGTGGTTCGTTCATCTCGGGCAACCAGGCCCAGGGCATGACCTCCGGTGGCTCCGGTAACTGCACCTGGGGCGGCACGACGTACTTCCAGCCCGTCAACGAGGTCCTCAACGCCTACGGCCTGAGGTTGATCACAGGCTGA
- a CDS encoding DUF4383 domain-containing protein, whose protein sequence is MFSLAVGIVFVLVGIAGFIPGITEGVGEMTFAGPDSDAFLFGVFAVSILHNLVHLLFGVAGVAAAARATASRGYLIGGGGVYLLLWIYGVGTHDDSAANFVPLNSADDWLHLGLGLGMIGLGVLATAVERRRNVYPEPPEEREARS, encoded by the coding sequence ATGTTCTCCCTCGCCGTCGGAATCGTGTTCGTCCTCGTCGGCATCGCCGGTTTCATCCCAGGAATCACCGAGGGGGTCGGCGAGATGACGTTCGCGGGCCCCGATTCGGACGCGTTCCTGTTCGGCGTGTTCGCCGTCTCGATCCTGCACAACCTGGTGCATCTGCTGTTCGGTGTCGCGGGTGTCGCGGCGGCCGCCCGGGCGACGGCCTCGCGGGGGTACCTCATCGGCGGTGGGGGCGTCTACCTGTTGTTGTGGATCTACGGAGTCGGCACCCACGACGACAGCGCGGCCAACTTCGTGCCGCTCAACAGCGCCGACGACTGGCTGCACCTCGGCCTGGGGCTCGGCATGATCGGGCTTGGCGTTTTGGCGACGGCGGTCGAGCGGCGGCGCAACGTGTATCCGGAACCGCCCGAGGAACGTGAGGCACGTTCCTGA
- a CDS encoding zinc-dependent alcohol dehydrogenase, whose product MKALCWQGVNELSTETVPDPQLVNDQDIIVKVRYSTTCGSDLHLIGGYIPAMQAGDVLGHEFLGDVVEVGPGVRRHRVGDRVVVASFIGCGRCWYCENGLWSLCDNSNTNPGIASALFGYEPGGIFGYSHAMGGFRGSHAEYIRVPFADYGAFSVPPEVDDRSALFVSDSVPTGWMGADLGGVRPGDVVAVWGCGAVGQMAARAAMLLGAERVISIDRYPERLAMTERYIGSETIDYTRTDVGAELRERTGGRGPDVCIEAVGMEAHSAGPHHLYDQVKQQLRLQTDRPTAVREAIHACRKGGMVFILGVFGAVVDKFPLGAVINKGLTVRGAQQHGQRYIPMLLDRIASGDISTAHLVTHELSLDQGPLGYELFKKKKDGCVRAIFDPTR is encoded by the coding sequence GTGAAGGCGCTGTGCTGGCAAGGGGTCAACGAACTCAGCACGGAGACCGTGCCCGACCCGCAGCTCGTCAACGACCAGGACATCATCGTCAAGGTCCGCTACAGCACCACCTGTGGCTCGGACCTGCACCTCATCGGTGGTTACATCCCCGCCATGCAGGCCGGCGACGTGCTGGGGCACGAGTTCCTCGGCGACGTGGTCGAGGTGGGGCCGGGTGTGCGGCGACATCGGGTCGGCGACAGAGTCGTGGTGGCGTCCTTCATCGGCTGTGGCCGGTGCTGGTACTGCGAGAACGGCCTGTGGTCGCTGTGCGACAACAGCAACACCAACCCGGGTATCGCTTCGGCGCTGTTCGGCTACGAGCCCGGCGGTATCTTCGGCTACTCCCACGCGATGGGTGGCTTCCGAGGAAGTCATGCCGAGTACATCCGGGTACCGTTCGCCGACTACGGGGCCTTCTCCGTGCCACCCGAGGTGGACGACCGGAGCGCGCTGTTCGTGTCGGACTCGGTGCCCACCGGGTGGATGGGCGCCGACCTCGGCGGTGTCCGCCCCGGCGACGTGGTGGCCGTGTGGGGTTGTGGCGCCGTCGGGCAGATGGCCGCCAGAGCCGCCATGCTGCTCGGTGCCGAACGGGTCATCTCGATCGATCGCTATCCCGAGCGGCTCGCCATGACCGAACGCTACATCGGTTCGGAGACCATCGACTACACCCGCACGGACGTCGGTGCGGAGCTGCGTGAGCGGACCGGTGGCCGTGGGCCCGACGTCTGCATCGAAGCCGTCGGCATGGAAGCGCACAGCGCGGGACCGCACCACCTCTACGACCAGGTCAAGCAGCAGCTGCGACTCCAGACCGACCGGCCGACCGCCGTCAGGGAGGCCATCCACGCCTGCCGTAAGGGTGGGATGGTGTTCATCCTGGGAGTCTTCGGCGCGGTCGTCGACAAGTTCCCACTGGGAGCTGTGATCAACAAAGGTCTCACCGTCCGCGGCGCTCAGCAACACGGCCAGCGCTACATCCCCATGCTGCTCGACCGCATCGCCTCAGGCGACATCAGCACCGCCCACCTCGTCACCCACGAACTCTCGTTGGACCAGGGCCCGCTGGGCTACGAGTTGTTCAAGAAGAAAAAGGACGGTTGTGTGCGGGCGATCTTCGACCCGACTCGCTGA
- a CDS encoding SRPBCC family protein — MTESAKSLRIGAGVAVALGAATGASLAARRRRTQNSTRRWLVVTVNTTPDRVTADGRLVKAVAGLDEDVETRVTPAPGLRGTEVAVRLRTPPQGGLLRRARGQDPRQELRRALRNLKSVIETGEVMRPDSPPTTGKPTPGGKLVRFATRRAGGEGRL; from the coding sequence GTGACGGAGTCGGCGAAGTCGCTGAGGATCGGGGCGGGCGTCGCCGTCGCACTGGGAGCCGCGACGGGTGCTTCTCTGGCGGCGAGACGCCGCCGCACCCAGAACTCGACCCGGAGATGGCTGGTGGTCACGGTGAACACCACTCCCGACAGGGTGACCGCCGACGGTCGGCTGGTGAAGGCTGTGGCGGGTCTCGACGAGGACGTCGAAACCCGCGTCACCCCGGCACCGGGCCTCCGCGGGACCGAGGTGGCGGTGCGGTTGCGGACCCCGCCGCAAGGGGGCCTGCTCCGTCGAGCGAGGGGCCAGGACCCACGGCAGGAACTCCGGCGTGCGCTGCGCAACCTCAAGTCCGTCATCGAGACCGGCGAGGTCATGCGCCCCGACTCCCCACCGACGACGGGTAAGCCCACGCCCGGCGGAAAACTGGTGCGCTTCGCGACACGCCGCGCAGGAGGAGAGGGACGACTGTGA